The following are encoded together in the Kwoniella europaea PYCC6329 chromosome 1, complete sequence genome:
- a CDS encoding diphthine synthase, whose translation MFYVIGLGLSDEKDITVKGLEAVKRCERVYLESYTSILMVDKERLEAFYEKEVIIATREMVELEADEILRDSDKVDVAFLVVGDPLGATTHTDLLLRARSLQIPTQVIHNASILTALGSTGLQMYNFGQTLSLVFYTETWRPDSWFERLEENLRIGVHTLVLLDIKVREQSEENMARGRLIYEPPRYMNPHQAFSQILLTESLRHPKDPSSSSSDDGETQVEPKPSLLPPSETLAISLSRIGTPTQKLISGTLEELALLSEEEFGDPLHSVVIVGKKLHPLEFEYAGRFAVGGEEGAWWKVGKEVYGVERETF comes from the exons ATGTTTTACGTTATTGGATTAGGATTGAgcgatgagaaggatataaCAGTCAAGGGCTTAGAG GCTGTTAAACGATGTGAGAGAGTGTATTTGGAAAGTTATACTTCCATCTTAATGGTAGATAAAGAGAGATTG GAAGCTTTCTACGAGAAAGAAGTCATAATAGCTACTCGAGAGATGGTCGAATTGGAAGCGGATGAAATACTGAGGGATTCAGATAAAGTGGATGTTGCATTTTTGGTTGTTGGTGATCCTCTAGG AGCAACAACCCATACCGACCTCCTCCTTCGAGCTCGTTCCCTCCAAATTCCAACTCAAGTAATTCACAATGCATCTATCCTCACTGCATTAGGATCAACAGGTCTACAAATGTACAATTTCGGTCAAACCCTCTCTTTGGTATTTTACACGGAAACGTGGAGACCTGACAGTTGGTTcgaaaggttggaagagaatCTGAGGATCGGGGTACATACGTTGGTGTTGTTGGATATCAAAGTTAGGGAACAGAGTGAGGAGAATATGGCTAG AGGTCGACTAATTTACGAACCACCAAGATATATGAACCCCCATCAAGCATtctctcaaatcctcttAACCGAGTCACTTAGACATCCtaaagatccttcttcctcttcttcggatGATGGGGAAACCCAAGTTGAACCCAAACCATCGCTATTACCTCCATCGGAGACATTGGCTATATCATTATCTCGGATCGGTACACCCACTCAGAAACTGATAAGTGGGACATTAGAAGAATTAGCTCTACTGtctgaagaagaatttggtGATCCTCTCCATTCGGTCGTCATAGTTGGTAAGAAGTTGCATCCATTGGAATTTGAATATGCAGGTAGGTTTGCGGTCGGGGGTGAGGAAGGGGCATGGTGGAAAGTTGGTAAAGAAGTTTATGGAGTTGAGAGAGAGACGTTCTAG
- a CDS encoding ubiquitin-conjugating enzyme E2 4 has protein sequence MALKRINKELIDLGRDPPSSCSAGPINDNLFQWQATIMGPADSPYAGGVFFLSLTFPTDYPFKPPKVQFTTKIYHPNINANGSICLDILRDQWSPALTISKVLLSICSMLTDPNPDDPLVPEIANTYKTDRPRYEATAREWTRK, from the exons ATGGCTCTCAAACGAatcaacaag GAATTAATCGATCTCGGACGTGATCCCCCTTCCTCATGTTCTGCCGGTCCCATCAACGACAACCTCTTCCAATGGCAAGCTACCATCATGGGACCT GCCGATTCACCTTACGCCGGCGGTGTATTCTTCCT CTCGCTTACTTTCCCTACCG ACTACCCATTCAAACCCCCCAAGGTCCAATTCACCACCAAGATCTACCACCCTAATATCAACGCTAACGGTTCAATCTGTTTGGATATCTTGAGAGATCAATGGAGTCCTGCATTGACCATTTCGAAGG TTCTCCTCTCGATCTGTTCAATGTTAACAGACCCCAATCCTGATGATCCATTGGTACCGGAGATTGCTAAC ACCTACAAGACTGATCGACCTCGATACGAAGCTACAGCAAGGGAATGGACTAGAAAGTGA
- a CDS encoding protein YOP1, translated as MSAPTQSQQIKQNFLNHPYTQQASRFATGQVNALDAELNRYPLLRNLEQQTKVPKAYGVLALAASAVVLIFFNMFGLAQPVSNLIGWALPAYLSVQAIESPQSNDDKQWLTYWVVFGSLNLAESLGVRAILYWVPMYFVFKTLFTIWLMLPATRGAETLYYHVLRPVIGNVKQKSQQTTGQTNPFAKESASAGFNPAGTTAPSSFERE; from the exons ATGTCCGCCCCAACCCAATCCCAACAAATCAAACAAAACTTCCTCAACCACCCATACACCCAACAAGCTTCCAGATTCGCTACTGGTCAAGTCAACGCTCTCGATgccgag CTCAACCGATACCCCCTCTTGAGAAATCTCGAACAACAAACCAAAGTACCTAAAGCTTACGGTGTATTGGCCTTGGCCGCTTC CGCCGtcgtcttgatcttcttcaacatgtTCGGACTCGCTCAACCCGTTTCCAACCTTATCGGCTGGGCTCTCCCCGCTTACTTGTCCGTTCAAGCTATCGAATCCCCTCAATCGAACGATGACAAACAATGGTTAACTTACTGGGTCGTTTTCGGTTCCCTCAACCTCGCTGAATCTCTCGGTGTTAGAGCTATTCTTTACTGGGTTCCTATGTACTTTGTCTTCAAGACTTTGTTCACCATCTGGC TCATGCTCCCCGCTACCCGAGGTGCCGAGACCTTGTACTACCACGTCCTCCGACCCGTCATCGGCAACGTCAAGCAAAAATCCCAACAAACCACTGGTCAAACCAACCCTTTCGCCAAAGAATCAGCTTCTGCTGGATTCAACCCTGCTGGTACCACTGCTCCATCCAGCTTTGAGCGTGAGTAG